From Paenibacillus antri, the proteins below share one genomic window:
- a CDS encoding methyl-accepting chemotaxis protein: MRFSLARKITLGISLVACITYGTSALFIFVFKPWIAPAMNTWLYYSLILMLGVFWTAVLGWLAAKWLIGPLLALSQAAQEAAAGNLRVEVTVRDSKDELHALSRSFHDMVGSLKEMIHGISNSAEVTSAGAESLSQALLQATEQIERMSGAVEEIYEGVQSQERSVGEAWSAAERMREESTRMQGDSRRMRAMSEVMERTMAGSRDTVEQLIVGMERFARSGEATYGMVKRLEADAAEIESITSTVREIAEQTHLLALNASIEAARAGESGAGFSVVASEIRKLAERSEQSVQRINRIIEHVQLQVQETVGLLEEQSLAIREESARRESVQEATREMSAGVADSIEVMQQIERSIEAQSSEAERIHALIAGISDMAGQITAGAKRIADASNEETAIMQEISSSSDILQSQASQVLERTKYFKT, translated from the coding sequence ATGCGATTTTCGCTTGCCCGCAAGATTACGTTAGGCATCTCTCTGGTCGCCTGCATTACCTACGGCACGAGCGCGCTCTTCATTTTCGTCTTCAAGCCGTGGATCGCGCCTGCCATGAATACGTGGCTCTATTATTCCTTGATCCTGATGCTCGGCGTCTTCTGGACGGCCGTGCTGGGGTGGTTGGCCGCCAAGTGGCTGATCGGCCCGCTGCTGGCGCTGTCCCAAGCCGCGCAAGAAGCGGCCGCCGGCAATTTGCGGGTCGAGGTGACCGTACGCGATTCCAAGGACGAGCTTCACGCGTTAAGCCGTTCGTTCCATGACATGGTCGGAAGTTTGAAGGAAATGATTCACGGCATCTCGAACAGCGCGGAGGTGACGTCCGCCGGCGCGGAATCGCTGTCGCAGGCGCTGCTGCAAGCGACGGAGCAGATCGAGCGAATGTCCGGCGCCGTAGAAGAGATCTACGAGGGCGTGCAATCGCAGGAACGGTCCGTCGGCGAGGCTTGGTCGGCGGCGGAGCGGATGCGCGAGGAGTCGACGAGGATGCAGGGAGATTCTCGACGGATGCGGGCCATGTCCGAAGTGATGGAGCGGACGATGGCCGGCAGCCGGGACACCGTGGAGCAGTTGATCGTCGGCATGGAGCGGTTCGCCCGATCCGGAGAAGCGACGTACGGCATGGTGAAGCGGCTCGAAGCCGACGCCGCGGAGATCGAATCGATCACGTCCACCGTGCGCGAGATCGCGGAGCAGACGCATCTGCTCGCGTTGAACGCTTCCATCGAAGCGGCGCGCGCCGGCGAATCCGGTGCGGGATTCTCGGTCGTGGCGTCGGAGATTCGCAAGCTCGCCGAGCGCAGCGAACAGTCGGTGCAGCGGATCAATCGCATTATCGAGCATGTCCAACTCCAAGTGCAAGAGACGGTCGGTTTGCTCGAAGAACAGTCTCTGGCGATCCGGGAAGAATCGGCGCGGCGGGAGAGCGTGCAGGAAGCGACGCGCGAGATGTCGGCCGGCGTGGCGGATTCGATCGAGGTTATGCAGCAAATCGAGCGATCGATCGAAGCGCAGTCGAGCGAGGCGGAGCGGATCCATGCGCTCATCGCGGGCATCTCGGACATGGCCGGTCAAATAACGGCGGGCGCGAAGCGAATCGCCGACGCGTCGAACGAAGAGACGGCCATCATGCAGGAAATTTCGTCGTCGTCCGATATTTTGCAATCGCAGGCGTCGCAAGTGCTGGAGCGAACGAAATATTTCAAAACCTGA
- a CDS encoding VOC family protein translates to MLQSLEHVQIPVRRMDRAIDWYVERLGFRLQGRDGDRIAFLTLPEGPMLMLWETEDETAAKFAVNGVDFPVLLYRTDRIRELRDRLEACGAPIQAYRDEGMFWVLKWYDPEGNLWGALQMNPSREEASLDV, encoded by the coding sequence ATGCTTCAATCGTTGGAACACGTTCAAATTCCGGTGCGGCGCATGGATCGGGCGATCGACTGGTACGTCGAGCGGCTGGGGTTTCGGCTGCAGGGACGAGACGGCGACCGGATCGCGTTCCTGACGCTGCCCGAAGGGCCGATGCTCATGCTCTGGGAGACGGAGGACGAGACGGCGGCCAAGTTCGCGGTGAACGGAGTCGACTTCCCGGTGCTGCTGTACCGGACGGATCGCATTCGCGAGCTGCGCGATCGGCTCGAGGCGTGCGGCGCGCCGATTCAAGCGTACCGGGACGAAGGCATGTTTTGGGTGCTGAAGTGGTACGATCCTGAAGGCAACTTATGGGGCGCGCTGCAGATGAATCCGAGTCGGGAGGAGGCGTCGCTCGATGTTTGA
- a CDS encoding VOC family protein, with protein sequence MTTTIRKITPNLWFDGQAEEAANHYISIFKNGSIERIARVGEDRDVLTVEFELEGQRFVALNGGPHFRFNEAISFIVHCDTQEEADYYWDRLSEGGDEKAQVCGWLKDKFGVSWQIVPSDLTDMVTDSDPAKAERVMKAIRATAKKLDFAALRRAYAGE encoded by the coding sequence GTGACGACGACCATTCGGAAGATCACGCCGAACCTTTGGTTCGACGGCCAAGCGGAGGAAGCCGCGAACCACTACATCTCTATTTTCAAGAACGGGAGCATCGAGCGCATCGCCCGCGTCGGGGAGGACCGCGACGTCTTGACCGTGGAATTCGAGTTGGAAGGGCAGCGCTTCGTGGCGTTGAACGGCGGGCCGCATTTCCGATTCAACGAGGCGATCTCCTTCATCGTCCATTGCGATACGCAGGAGGAAGCTGACTATTATTGGGATCGCCTGTCCGAAGGCGGGGACGAGAAGGCGCAAGTATGCGGCTGGCTGAAGGACAAGTTCGGCGTCTCGTGGCAGATCGTGCCTTCCGACCTGACCGATATGGTGACCGACTCCGACCCGGCGAAGGCGGAGCGCGTCATGAAGGCGATCCGAGCGACGGCGAAGAAGCTCGATTTCGCGGCGCTCCGACGGGCGTACGCAGGCGAGTGA
- a CDS encoding TetR/AcrR family transcriptional regulator, translating into MVRNEPDELARKITETAQALFHERGIENVSMHQIAKSAGIGQGTLYRRFPSKSKLCLCLMESKFERFMREAESGLLAAREEPVVRRLSALMTKVIELVYEDMEWVMAVIAAERLEVAKTNLFELPPFLFLSDQVRRLLEEAADGGESVPLEPDFAAVVIASIPRADLLLHLRDRGYSSEQIADRFCRTFIDPLFGKMQP; encoded by the coding sequence ATGGTCCGCAACGAACCGGACGAACTAGCTAGGAAAATCACCGAGACGGCCCAAGCTCTGTTTCATGAGCGCGGCATCGAAAACGTGTCCATGCACCAAATCGCGAAATCGGCGGGCATCGGGCAAGGGACGTTATATCGCCGGTTCCCCAGCAAGAGCAAGCTGTGCCTCTGCTTGATGGAGAGCAAGTTCGAGCGGTTCATGCGCGAAGCGGAGAGCGGCTTATTGGCCGCAAGGGAGGAGCCGGTCGTTCGCCGGCTGTCGGCGCTCATGACCAAGGTGATCGAGCTGGTCTACGAGGACATGGAGTGGGTCATGGCGGTGATCGCGGCGGAACGGTTGGAGGTCGCCAAGACGAATTTGTTCGAGCTACCGCCCTTCCTCTTCCTAAGCGACCAAGTGCGCAGGCTGCTGGAAGAAGCCGCGGACGGCGGCGAGTCGGTCCCCCTGGAGCCGGACTTCGCCGCCGTCGTCATCGCGTCGATTCCGAGGGCCGATCTCCTCCTTCACCTTCGCGATCGCGGGTATTCCTCCGAGCAGATCGCGGACCGATTTTGCCGAACGTTTATCGACCCCCTTTTCGGGAAAATGCAGCCTTAA
- a CDS encoding SRPBCC family protein, with protein sequence MNPISDSVETITKEIFIECRPETLFSFFTDPDKLARWMGRHVLLEPSIGGKYRIDINGSDVAMGEYKELVPNEKIVMTWGWEKSKLVPPGSSTVEFRLTPKEGGTLLQLTHTLPEAEIASHVQGWTHYMSRLRSLAEGQDPGVDPWSERTM encoded by the coding sequence ATGAATCCGATAAGCGATAGCGTCGAGACGATTACGAAGGAAATTTTCATCGAATGTCGGCCGGAGACGTTGTTCTCGTTTTTTACCGATCCGGACAAGCTGGCGCGTTGGATGGGACGCCACGTCCTGTTGGAGCCGAGCATCGGGGGCAAGTACCGCATCGACATCAACGGGAGCGACGTCGCGATGGGCGAGTACAAAGAGTTGGTGCCGAACGAGAAAATCGTGATGACTTGGGGCTGGGAGAAGTCGAAGCTGGTGCCCCCGGGATCGAGCACGGTGGAGTTTCGGCTGACGCCGAAGGAGGGCGGCACCTTGCTGCAATTGACGCATACGCTGCCGGAAGCGGAAATCGCGTCCCACGTTCAGGGCTGGACGCACTATATGTCTCGGCTTCGATCGTTGGCCGAGGGGCAAGACCCCGGCGTCGACCCTTGGTCCGAGCGCACGATGTGA
- a CDS encoding DHA2 family efflux MFS transporter permease subunit: MDVTNIKRGPIVAALIIGAFVSILNETLLNIAFPSLMEDFGIAEATVQWLATAYMLVVGILVPVTALLQQWFTTRQMFIGAMLLFLVGTILCSVAPSFGVLLAGRVIQALGTGLMLPVLMNTILAIFPPENRGGAMGMIGLVIMTAPVIGPTLSGLIVDSLNWRWLFYLVIPLAVFSIAFAWLYLKNVTELTRPKVDLVSIALSSVGFGGIVYGFSKAGEGSWSDPEVVWCIAVGALAVLLFTLRQLRMEEPMLDLRSFRYPMFSLVTVMMLVIMMSMFSLMIMLPLFLQNALGMTALAAGLVMMPGGVINGLMAPIAGKLFDKFGPRPLVVPGLILMCVAIFFFTQIEATWTGGYIIFLHVIMMIGISLVMMPAQTTALNQLPRLLYPHGTAIMNTLQQIAGAVGMALFISIMSNGAKDYAMGTGDMNPISAMIAGLNDAFFVGFLLAVGALVLSFFVKRSNAPAEAPRAETKIEPEPLA, encoded by the coding sequence ATCGATGTAACGAACATTAAGAGAGGACCGATCGTCGCCGCGTTGATTATCGGGGCGTTCGTATCGATCCTGAACGAGACGCTGCTGAACATCGCGTTCCCGAGTCTAATGGAGGATTTCGGCATCGCGGAAGCGACGGTGCAGTGGCTGGCGACCGCCTACATGCTCGTCGTCGGCATTCTGGTGCCGGTCACGGCGCTCTTGCAGCAATGGTTTACGACGCGGCAGATGTTTATCGGCGCCATGCTGCTGTTTCTGGTCGGCACGATTCTGTGCAGCGTCGCGCCGTCGTTCGGCGTGCTGCTCGCGGGACGCGTCATTCAGGCGCTCGGCACGGGCTTGATGCTGCCGGTCCTCATGAATACGATCCTGGCGATCTTCCCTCCGGAAAATCGCGGAGGCGCCATGGGCATGATCGGGCTCGTCATTATGACCGCGCCGGTCATCGGACCGACGCTCTCCGGCCTGATCGTCGACTCGTTGAACTGGAGATGGTTGTTTTACTTGGTCATTCCGCTCGCGGTGTTCTCGATCGCGTTCGCATGGTTATACTTGAAGAACGTGACGGAGCTGACGAGGCCGAAGGTGGATCTCGTCTCGATCGCGCTGTCGTCGGTCGGCTTCGGCGGCATCGTCTACGGCTTCAGCAAGGCGGGCGAAGGCTCGTGGTCGGACCCGGAAGTCGTCTGGTGCATCGCCGTCGGCGCGCTGGCCGTGCTGCTGTTCACCCTGCGGCAGCTGCGGATGGAGGAGCCGATGCTGGACCTCCGTTCGTTCCGCTACCCGATGTTCTCTTTAGTTACCGTGATGATGCTCGTCATCATGATGAGCATGTTCTCTTTGATGATCATGCTGCCCTTGTTCCTGCAGAACGCTCTCGGCATGACCGCCCTCGCGGCGGGTCTCGTCATGATGCCGGGCGGCGTTATTAACGGCTTGATGGCGCCGATCGCCGGCAAGCTGTTCGACAAGTTCGGCCCGAGGCCGTTGGTCGTTCCGGGACTGATCCTCATGTGCGTCGCCATCTTCTTCTTTACGCAGATCGAGGCGACGTGGACGGGCGGTTATATCATCTTCCTGCACGTCATCATGATGATCGGAATTTCGCTCGTCATGATGCCCGCGCAGACGACGGCGCTGAATCAGCTGCCGCGTCTCTTGTATCCGCACGGCACCGCCATTATGAACACGCTGCAGCAAATCGCGGGAGCCGTCGGCATGGCGCTGTTCATCAGCATCATGTCCAACGGCGCGAAGGATTACGCGATGGGCACGGGCGACATGAATCCGATCTCCGCGATGATCGCGGGTCTGAACGACGCCTTCTTCGTCGGCTTCCTGTTAGCGGTCGGCGCCCTCGTTCTAAGCTTCTTCGTGAAGCGGTCGAACGCTCCGGCGGAAGCCCCGCGCGCGGAGACGAAGATCGAGCCCGAACCCTTGGCATGA
- a CDS encoding ArsR/SmtB family transcription factor codes for MIEKAIHAIAEPRRRDILSLVRDGELPSSAIAARFDISAPAVSQHLKILEEAGLVVVRRAGTKRYYGIRREGFEELKHYIDGFWEDSLLRLKEAAEEEERKIHESDKR; via the coding sequence ATGATCGAAAAAGCCATTCACGCGATCGCGGAGCCTAGGCGCAGGGACATCTTATCCCTCGTCCGCGACGGGGAACTTCCCTCCAGCGCCATCGCCGCGCGCTTCGACATTTCGGCGCCGGCCGTCTCGCAGCACCTCAAGATTCTTGAAGAAGCCGGCCTCGTCGTCGTTCGGCGGGCCGGCACGAAACGCTACTACGGCATAAGGAGGGAAGGGTTCGAAGAATTGAAACATTATATCGACGGCTTCTGGGAGGACAGCTTGCTGCGCTTGAAGGAAGCCGCGGAAGAAGAAGAGAGGAAAATACATGAATCCGATAAGCGATAG
- a CDS encoding VOC family protein, with the protein MFDRIDRVILPVRDASKSAERYEREFEFRVARRGSREIDLQVHRGETLLTLTEPEPGEPFRPLPSLHPEGHVPCFNFYTHWEDLHRDWLGGRGLPTTDVMRTPHMNVCEMTDGDGNAVGICHEKASSLYFTPPEGPLAPMFHRVLAAFLPVRDLEASVRWYTEALGFSLFNHWGDGADLKVGAGETIVTMIRMDEPTFRRAREGVRDRPYFSLRTARIHEAYRAMAAIGATADRCAEQDGVSRFHARSPEGIMIRISEKERVRIG; encoded by the coding sequence ATGTTTGATCGGATCGATCGCGTCATTCTGCCCGTTCGCGATGCGTCGAAGTCGGCCGAACGGTACGAGCGGGAGTTCGAGTTTCGCGTCGCGAGAAGAGGAAGCCGGGAGATCGACCTGCAGGTGCATCGGGGCGAGACGCTGCTGACGCTGACGGAGCCCGAACCCGGCGAGCCGTTCCGCCCCTTGCCCTCGCTGCACCCGGAGGGACATGTGCCGTGCTTTAACTTCTACACCCATTGGGAAGACTTGCACCGAGATTGGCTCGGCGGGCGGGGGCTGCCGACGACGGACGTCATGCGAACGCCGCACATGAACGTCTGCGAGATGACCGACGGAGACGGGAACGCGGTCGGCATTTGCCACGAGAAGGCGTCCTCGCTGTATTTCACGCCTCCGGAAGGCCCGTTGGCTCCGATGTTCCACCGGGTGCTGGCGGCGTTCCTGCCGGTGCGGGACTTGGAGGCGTCCGTTCGCTGGTATACCGAAGCGCTCGGCTTCTCGCTGTTCAACCATTGGGGGGACGGGGCAGATCTGAAGGTCGGCGCCGGCGAGACGATCGTCACGATGATCCGCATGGACGAGCCGACGTTCCGGCGCGCGCGGGAGGGCGTGCGCGACCGTCCGTACTTTTCGCTTCGGACGGCGAGAATTCACGAGGCGTACCGCGCGATGGCCGCCATAGGGGCGACCGCGGACCGCTGCGCGGAGCAAGACGGCGTATCCCGCTTTCACGCGAGGTCGCCGGAAGGAATCATGATCCGAATATCGGAGAAGGAGCGTGTTCGCATTGGGTAA
- a CDS encoding SDR family NAD(P)-dependent oxidoreductase, with protein sequence MNEKRICITGTDRGVGLALTRLYLERGDTVFAGGIVKENEAIAELRDRYPGRLHDFYVDIGDDRSVKEAAAFVGSRTDRLDLLLNNAAVLGDTTKTIRDDIDFDEVQRNYNITAVGAIRMTNALLEPVMNGGKLIANISSEAGSIAQSYRDAWFGYCMAKAALNMGSTIVHNGIRKDGGRVMLFHPGWVKSMMSGTFTAEATYTPEESAANIVRRIDERGHEIHELPLYLEADTGRTLPW encoded by the coding sequence ATGAACGAGAAGCGCATCTGCATCACGGGAACGGACCGGGGCGTCGGGTTGGCGTTAACGAGGCTGTATTTGGAACGCGGGGATACGGTGTTCGCCGGCGGCATCGTCAAGGAGAACGAGGCGATCGCGGAGCTTCGCGACCGGTATCCGGGACGGCTGCATGATTTCTACGTCGATATCGGCGACGATCGCAGCGTGAAGGAGGCGGCGGCGTTCGTCGGATCGCGGACCGATCGGCTGGACCTGCTGCTGAACAACGCGGCCGTCCTGGGCGACACGACGAAGACGATTCGGGACGACATCGACTTCGACGAAGTGCAGCGCAATTACAATATTACGGCCGTCGGGGCGATTCGGATGACGAACGCGCTCCTCGAGCCGGTCATGAACGGCGGCAAGCTGATCGCGAATATCTCCTCCGAGGCGGGCAGCATCGCGCAGAGCTACCGGGACGCGTGGTTCGGCTATTGCATGGCGAAGGCGGCGCTGAACATGGGCTCGACGATCGTGCACAACGGCATTCGCAAGGACGGCGGACGCGTGATGCTGTTTCACCCGGGCTGGGTGAAATCGATGATGAGCGGCACGTTCACCGCGGAAGCGACGTATACGCCGGAGGAGAGCGCCGCGAACATCGTTCGGCGAATCGACGAGCGGGGACACGAGATTCACGAACTGCCGTTGTACTTGGAAGCGGACACGGGGAGAACGCTGCCCTGGTAG
- a CDS encoding VOC family protein — protein sequence MKPRITVITLGVDDLERSLRFYRDGLGLSTEGIVGTEFEHGAVAFFDLQSGVRLAIWQRKDIAHDTKLPQGAHSPTEFTLGHNVSSREEVDAVMEQAKQAGAAIPVPAHDTFWGGYAGYFQDPDGHVWEVVWNPQWETE from the coding sequence GTGAAGCCGCGAATTACGGTCATTACGCTCGGCGTTGACGATTTGGAGAGATCCTTGCGGTTTTATCGCGACGGATTGGGGCTGTCTACGGAGGGGATCGTGGGCACGGAATTCGAGCACGGCGCCGTCGCCTTCTTCGACCTGCAGTCGGGCGTACGGCTCGCGATCTGGCAGCGCAAGGACATCGCTCACGACACGAAGCTGCCCCAGGGCGCGCATAGTCCGACGGAATTCACGCTCGGGCATAACGTGAGCAGCCGCGAAGAAGTGGACGCCGTCATGGAGCAGGCCAAGCAAGCGGGCGCCGCGATTCCGGTTCCCGCCCACGACACGTTCTGGGGCGGCTATGCGGGGTACTTCCAGGATCCGGACGGACATGTATGGGAAGTCGTCTGGAACCCGCAATGGGAGACCGAATAG
- a CDS encoding putative holin-like toxin, translated as MTVYEALSLMIAFGSLVVAMLSFDKKK; from the coding sequence ATGACAGTGTACGAGGCGTTAAGTCTGATGATCGCATTCGGGTCGTTAGTCGTCGCGATGCTGTCCTTCGATAAAAAGAAGTAG
- a CDS encoding SRPBCC family protein has protein sequence MTVDVLTSIVIRRPREAVSAYAANPDNAPEWYANIDSAVWKTPKPLSLGSRIAFEAKFLGRPLAYTYEISEYVPGERLVMKTAEGPFPMETTYTWESVDGDATLMTLRNRGVPSGFSKLFAPMMSTMMRRANEKDLKMIKDILESRSE, from the coding sequence ATGACCGTAGACGTGTTGACCAGCATCGTCATCCGCCGGCCGCGCGAGGCCGTTTCGGCTTATGCGGCGAACCCGGATAACGCGCCGGAGTGGTACGCGAACATCGATTCCGCGGTATGGAAGACGCCGAAGCCGCTAAGCCTAGGGTCTCGGATCGCGTTCGAGGCGAAATTTTTGGGCAGGCCGCTCGCATATACCTATGAAATATCGGAATACGTCCCCGGGGAGAGGCTTGTCATGAAGACGGCCGAAGGCCCGTTCCCCATGGAGACGACCTATACTTGGGAATCCGTCGACGGGGACGCGACGCTCATGACCTTGCGCAATCGAGGCGTCCCCTCCGGCTTCTCCAAGCTGTTCGCCCCGATGATGTCGACCATGATGCGAAGAGCGAACGAGAAGGATTTAAAGATGATTAAAGATATCCTCGAGTCGCGTTCGGAATAG
- a CDS encoding TfoX/Sxy family protein, translating into MTKSKLTEESKAFFASVAPLDTRVTIKPMFGALGGFLKGNMFMGLYGDNVFVRLPEPRRQQALEAGAEEFSPMPGRALKEYVALPASWREQPEKVEALIAESLAWAETLPEKLPGKKKGN; encoded by the coding sequence ATGACGAAATCGAAGCTTACCGAGGAATCCAAAGCCTTCTTCGCATCGGTCGCGCCGCTCGATACGCGCGTGACGATCAAGCCGATGTTCGGCGCGTTAGGGGGCTTTCTTAAGGGAAATATGTTTATGGGGTTATATGGAGACAATGTGTTCGTCCGGCTTCCGGAGCCGCGGCGGCAGCAGGCGCTGGAGGCCGGGGCCGAGGAGTTCTCCCCGATGCCGGGCCGAGCGTTGAAGGAATATGTCGCGCTCCCGGCGTCTTGGCGGGAACAACCGGAGAAGGTCGAGGCGCTGATCGCGGAATCGCTCGCTTGGGCGGAGACGCTGCCCGAGAAGCTTCCGGGGAAGAAGAAGGGGAACTAA
- a CDS encoding winged helix-turn-helix transcriptional regulator, which translates to MKREENKSRCPINQTVEIFGDTWSLLILRDMLALGKRTFGEFLESEERIGPSVLADRLAHLERKGIIAKRASDTDKRKFIYTVTEKGLNVIPIVYEVAVWGSLNGKDPEAPDVWFASLRHDRTKVVRLWREAVATGSSFFLGPDSVVSKLGLNAEEESK; encoded by the coding sequence ATGAAACGAGAAGAAAACAAATCGCGTTGTCCCATTAACCAAACCGTCGAAATTTTCGGGGATACCTGGTCGCTGCTCATCCTTCGCGACATGCTCGCGCTCGGCAAGAGGACGTTCGGGGAATTTCTGGAGTCGGAAGAGCGCATCGGTCCAAGCGTATTGGCGGATCGGCTCGCGCATCTGGAGCGGAAGGGCATTATCGCGAAGCGGGCGTCCGATACCGACAAGCGCAAATTCATCTACACCGTAACGGAGAAGGGGCTGAACGTCATCCCGATCGTCTACGAAGTCGCCGTATGGGGATCGCTGAACGGGAAAGACCCGGAAGCGCCGGACGTTTGGTTCGCGTCCCTGCGGCACGATCGAACGAAGGTCGTTCGGCTGTGGCGGGAGGCCGTCGCGACGGGAAGCTCCTTCTTTCTCGGCCCGGACAGCGTCGTAAGCAAGCTTGGTTTGAACGCAGAGGAGGAATCGAAGTGA
- a CDS encoding DUF1801 domain-containing protein produces MNAEVTAFIDSLAAPWQVEVCRRLRAMVFETVADVEERMQYKKPHYLKNGKYAAVITPSKDAVSFMIFNAAELDLPAKQFEGPPERKWLKIREGQSPDYDMLSKLLAQASAGL; encoded by the coding sequence ATGAACGCAGAAGTTACCGCCTTTATCGACAGTCTCGCCGCGCCGTGGCAAGTCGAAGTGTGCCGCCGCCTCCGCGCGATGGTGTTCGAGACCGTCGCCGACGTGGAAGAACGCATGCAATACAAGAAGCCTCATTATTTGAAAAACGGGAAGTACGCCGCGGTCATTACGCCGTCGAAGGACGCCGTCAGCTTCATGATTTTCAACGCAGCCGAGCTCGACCTGCCCGCCAAGCAATTCGAAGGCCCCCCGGAACGGAAGTGGCTCAAGATCCGCGAAGGCCAATCCCCGGATTACGACATGTTGTCTAAGCTGCTCGCGCAAGCGTCGGCCGGACTCTAA
- a CDS encoding RNA polymerase sigma factor, whose protein sequence is MTTSIPESPGEHNALALLARIGPELRAYCRSLCGDDWEADDLAQEATLKTIDRWRAEPARPLTKAYVYRAARNVWIDRCRSRARRPAVPLETLGREPAAAEAPDPAATRELLERLMRLLPPKPFVALLLCDVFGWTAGEAGARIDMAEGAVQATLSRARRRLRELADLGGSERPPPEAGAAGASAGLLEAAAEAFRRHDPHLIYDAYLRIRESGSRMTDVRVREGRLYFAIRDRDGISVMIGCD, encoded by the coding sequence ATGACGACTTCGATCCCCGAATCGCCCGGGGAGCATAACGCGCTCGCCTTGTTAGCCCGGATCGGTCCCGAGCTGCGCGCATACTGCCGATCGTTATGCGGCGACGATTGGGAGGCCGACGATCTGGCGCAGGAAGCGACCTTGAAGACGATCGACCGGTGGAGAGCGGAGCCGGCTCGACCGTTGACCAAGGCCTACGTCTATCGCGCGGCCCGCAACGTATGGATCGATCGCTGCCGCAGCCGCGCCCGCCGGCCGGCCGTGCCGCTGGAGACGCTGGGGCGGGAGCCCGCCGCGGCGGAAGCGCCGGACCCGGCGGCGACGCGGGAGCTGTTGGAGCGGCTGATGCGGTTGCTGCCGCCGAAGCCGTTCGTCGCGCTGCTGCTGTGCGACGTCTTCGGCTGGACCGCCGGCGAGGCGGGCGCGCGCATCGACATGGCCGAAGGCGCCGTCCAAGCGACGTTATCCCGGGCGCGCCGGCGGCTTCGGGAGCTCGCGGACCTCGGCGGAAGCGAGCGGCCGCCGCCGGAAGCCGGCGCCGCCGGCGCGTCCGCCGGCCTGCTCGAGGCGGCGGCCGAAGCGTTCCGCCGGCACGATCCGCATCTGATTTACGACGCTTACCTCCGCATTCGCGAAAGCGGTTCCCGGATGACGGACGTTCGCGTTCGGGAAGGCCGGTTGTACTTCGCGATTCGAGACCGAGACGGCATCTCGGTCATGATCGGCTGCGACTGA